The nucleotide sequence CGAGACCGCCGGGGGCCAATGCACCGATCGAACGGATGCGTTCGGCGATCTCGTCAACCGCTTCGAACATTTCGGTGTATTGTTCCTCAAATGCGTTGTGCAGCCCGAAGAACGAACGTCCGCGAACGTTCCAGTGGCACAGATGCGTTTGTCCCATCACCGCATAGGTGTCGGCGACCACGCGGCGAAGCGATTCAACCAGTTTTTCACTCATCAGAAATTCTCTTGGCGATTTCGGCATACATATCGATGAATCGGAGGGACATGTTGTCGACGTTCCGATTCGATTTCACTCATCATGGTAATGTCGCTTTGAATCGTTCAACCGCTGCGGCATGTTGACGCGGACGGAGAAGCAAAGGCCATGGCATAGTTGAATTCATTTAGGTTCCGACCCGAATGACGATACGTCGATAATCGGTCAGCGGATACGGTCGGCCCGTGTCGGTGATTTCAAGAACCAAGTGAATCGTTTGGCCGTTGGCGTCTTGCGGAACATTGAAGCTTGGCGTTGCTGTTTCGCCGTTGCGGATCGCAGGCAATTCGCCCGTGTAGGTTCCCGCTTCGGGATAGAACCACCAGCGAAACCGCAACTGGTCGCCGTCGGGATCGGTGGACTTTGTGGCGTCAAGCGATAGTGGTTCTCCCGCGGTACCGCTGCGAAATAGAATGGCGTCGCCGGCGTCGTCGCCAATTGCAGCGACGGGATGATGATTGGCTTGGTCGTAGGAACGAACACACCAGTCCAACCGTGCGGCAAAATCGTTCCACGTCGCCCGCCGGAATCTCCACACGGGTGCAAAGATGCCGCTGAAATCTTCGCCTGTTTCCGGATCGATCCAATGGTCTTCTGCTTCGGCATAAACCTTGAATGGGCGACCGGTTTGTTCGTCGTCTCGTACGCTGCGGTGCTTGGACCAATCGTTCGATGTTTTTTGGGGATCGAATCGTCCGGACCAACCGCCCCAATTCACGTGATCGATGGAAAAAAGTCCTTTGTTAACCAAGCCCAGCCACGGCACCGTTCCACCGCCTTCGAGGAAGGAAAGGCGGCCGCCGGAAAACTGGCGCAGTGGCCAAGCGACACCCAGCGGTCCGTTGTCCGATTTGATGTGGTCCAATGCCCAGTGGTGTTGCCCCAGACCCGAGTATTCGTAAGGTTTCCAGGTGTATGGTCCCAGCGATTGGCGTGACCCACGATTGTCTTTCTTGCCATCGCCGCCCGGACCGCCATAGGCATAAGTTTGATAGTTGCTGCGGATCCAATGAATGTCGGGGAACTCGGCACAGATCCATGCACCGGAGTTGTCCTGGGCTCCATTTTCAAAGACTCGCAATCGCGATACGAAATCCGCGACTTCTGCGGCGGTGTGGCTAGCCCGATAGTCGATCAATGCTTGGGCCAGTGTGTTGGACCCCGCATTGACGACCACCCAAAGTGGTCGCGGGTCGTCTTTGGTCACCGCGTCAATGATCCGCTTTGAACCGGCGGTCGATTTGCCGGGGCCGGTGTCTTCGATTCCATAGCCGGTCTGACCCGACGCGACGACCGACCGCAGATGATCAGGATCTGCCCATCCGTCGGCATGCTTCTTCAGGTTCGGAAAAACCTTTTCGTAGGCGTCGATGATCTGGTGGAACAGTTCGGGATGAAGTCTTTGGCGATAGGCCGTCGGGGAACCCGGATGCAAGTACTTGCCCGTGACGGCGATCAAACCTTCCACGTCGAATTCATTGCAACAGGCCACCAAGTGGACAATCTGCTGTTCTTCGTCCGGTTCGTTGCCCATGTCGGCCAACACCAGCATCCGAGCGCGTCCGCCAGTGGTGTCTTCGGCAGCGATCGAGGGTTCGCCCAGATAAGATATCAACAACAACGCAGCGCAGATCGTTCTCATGATCGAATTCGTTGAAGGAACTGAAACATCGCGGTGCTCGCGACCGCCGTCATGAGTGGCTAGCGTAGCGGAATTTTTGGCTTGGCATCGGTCGATACTGGGCGAGGCGGCCACGTATGGGATGGGGTGTGACATCCGATGCCGCCACTGGCCGGTTTACCCATTCCGATCTGGCGTGGCTGTTGAATTGAATGGTGTTGTTCGTTTCGGTCTGTGGAAAGATTTTGGGTCCCATGAGAACGCTTGGCATCTTTTGTTTGCTGGTTGCCGCCACTGTGACGATGGAGAATCACGCGGTTGCGAAGGCCCGACCCAACATCATTGTCTTTCTGGTCGACGATATGGGTTGGACGGACAGTTCGGTCTATGGCAGCACGTTCTACGAAACGCCAAATCTGTCACGCTTGGCCGGCCAAGGCATGCGAATGACCCAGGCGTACGCACAACCCCTGTGTTCGCCGTCACGGGCCGCATTGTTGACCGGAAAGTATCCGGCCAGGATCGGAATGCATCAGGCGATTACCGGACAAAGCAAGCCCAACCCGATCGTTCCCGCTGCGGCAAATCCGCGGCAGGTCGTGGTGTGGCCGCAAAGCCGATCGCACTTGCCCTTGTCGGAGCAAACCATCGCCGAAGTCCTGCGAGAGGTTGGCTATCAGACTTGGTTTTTGGGCAAGTGGCATTTGGGCGCGGCACCACGTTTCTGGCCGCAACAGCAAGGCTTTGAAACCGTGATCGGCGTTGGCGGTGCGGGGCCTAGCGGCGGCTATTTTGCACCCAACAACATTCCCGCGTTGCAACCCGGTCCGGACGGCGAATACATCTGTGAACGCTTGACCGACGAAGCGTGTTCGCTGATCAGTCGGCGCGGCGACGATCCGTTCTTTTTGTACCTGTCACACTTCAACGTCCACTCGCCTTACGAAGCGCCTGCCGAACAGATCGAACGTTTTGCGGCAAAGATGGATCCCGCGAACGAGCATCAAAATCCCGTGATGGCTGCGATGCTGTATGCGATGGATCAAAGCCTTGGAAAGATCATGCAGCGGTTGGATGACGAGGGGATTGCGGATGATACGTGGTTGTTCTTTTTGTCGGACAACGGCGGGATTCACTGGCATAACATGAAAGGTCAGTATGCCGAACGTTTTCCCGTTCCGGTCACATCCAATGCACCGCTGCGCGGTGGTAAAGCCTGTTTCTATGAAGGCGGCATTCGTGTGCCGATGGTTGTTCGCAAGCCTGGCAAAATTGCCGCGGGGGCGGTTTGCGATGTGCCGGTCCACATGATCGATCTGTATCCGACGCTTTGCCAGATCGCCGGCGCCGATGTGCCTCGGGAACTTTCGGTTGACGGTGTCAGTTTGCTGCCGATTCTGACCGAAACCGGCTCGCTGGATCGTTCACGTCTGTTTTGTCACTTTCCACGATCCAAAACGTTGGCCGGAACGGTGGGCGGATCGTTCGTTCGTGACGGAGATTACAAGCTGATCCGGTTGTGGTTCAGCGGTGAGCAAGGGACGCACGCCTATGAACTGTACAACCTGAAACAAGACGTGGGTGAACAGTCGAATCTGGCCGAACAAATGCCACAGAAGGTGGCGGAGATGGCGGAAGCCCTTGACGTTTGGCTGGAGCAAACGGGGGCTTTGTTGCCGCGTCTAAATCCAAAGTCCAACTGAGATTACCGGCCCTAGAGTTCAGCCGAAGTTCGGCGGCACTGGGCAGAT is from Crateriforma conspicua and encodes:
- a CDS encoding nucleoside hydrolase-like domain-containing protein — protein: MRTICAALLLISYLGEPSIAAEDTTGGRARMLVLADMGNEPDEEQQIVHLVACCNEFDVEGLIAVTGKYLHPGSPTAYRQRLHPELFHQIIDAYEKVFPNLKKHADGWADPDHLRSVVASGQTGYGIEDTGPGKSTAGSKRIIDAVTKDDPRPLWVVVNAGSNTLAQALIDYRASHTAAEVADFVSRLRVFENGAQDNSGAWICAEFPDIHWIRSNYQTYAYGGPGGDGKKDNRGSRQSLGPYTWKPYEYSGLGQHHWALDHIKSDNGPLGVAWPLRQFSGGRLSFLEGGGTVPWLGLVNKGLFSIDHVNWGGWSGRFDPQKTSNDWSKHRSVRDDEQTGRPFKVYAEAEDHWIDPETGEDFSGIFAPVWRFRRATWNDFAARLDWCVRSYDQANHHPVAAIGDDAGDAILFRSGTAGEPLSLDATKSTDPDGDQLRFRWWFYPEAGTYTGELPAIRNGETATPSFNVPQDANGQTIHLVLEITDTGRPYPLTDYRRIVIRVGT
- a CDS encoding sulfatase; translation: MRTLGIFCLLVAATVTMENHAVAKARPNIIVFLVDDMGWTDSSVYGSTFYETPNLSRLAGQGMRMTQAYAQPLCSPSRAALLTGKYPARIGMHQAITGQSKPNPIVPAAANPRQVVVWPQSRSHLPLSEQTIAEVLREVGYQTWFLGKWHLGAAPRFWPQQQGFETVIGVGGAGPSGGYFAPNNIPALQPGPDGEYICERLTDEACSLISRRGDDPFFLYLSHFNVHSPYEAPAEQIERFAAKMDPANEHQNPVMAAMLYAMDQSLGKIMQRLDDEGIADDTWLFFLSDNGGIHWHNMKGQYAERFPVPVTSNAPLRGGKACFYEGGIRVPMVVRKPGKIAAGAVCDVPVHMIDLYPTLCQIAGADVPRELSVDGVSLLPILTETGSLDRSRLFCHFPRSKTLAGTVGGSFVRDGDYKLIRLWFSGEQGTHAYELYNLKQDVGEQSNLAEQMPQKVAEMAEALDVWLEQTGALLPRLNPKSN